A single genomic interval of Dyella sp. GSA-30 harbors:
- a CDS encoding alpha/beta hydrolase, with protein MSDHVILLHGLWMRGFALAMLHRRLMEAGFRVHRFDYMSVASQQQRVLGRLHDLMRELSPPARTVHLVGHSLGGLLALRACTPDDGLPSGRIVCMGSPVMGSSAARRLAGMGRGGEAMLGQNRALLENGLEQWIGQREVGMIAGCMPIGLGAMLGPIPGEHDGTVAVAETRLPGLTDHCLVEANHTGLLFSPVVARQVTHFLREGQFEAGIGRR; from the coding sequence ATGTCCGATCACGTCATCTTGCTGCATGGCCTATGGATGCGCGGTTTCGCGCTGGCCATGCTGCATCGCCGCCTGATGGAGGCGGGGTTTCGCGTGCATCGCTTCGACTATATGAGCGTGGCCAGCCAGCAGCAGCGTGTGCTGGGACGGTTGCACGACTTGATGCGGGAGCTGTCGCCACCCGCCCGGACGGTGCATCTGGTCGGTCACAGCCTGGGCGGTTTGCTCGCCTTGCGCGCCTGTACGCCCGACGATGGCCTGCCTTCCGGGCGAATCGTCTGCATGGGTTCACCGGTCATGGGCAGCTCCGCCGCGCGACGACTGGCCGGCATGGGGCGTGGCGGGGAGGCGATGCTGGGACAGAACCGCGCCCTGCTGGAAAACGGCCTGGAGCAATGGATCGGCCAGCGCGAGGTCGGCATGATCGCCGGCTGCATGCCGATCGGACTGGGCGCGATGCTGGGGCCCATTCCCGGCGAACACGATGGCACCGTGGCCGTTGCTGAAACCCGGTTGCCTGGTCTTACCGATCATTGTCTGGTCGAGGCAAATCACACCGGACTGCTGTTTTCACCCGTGGTTGCCCGGCAGGTGACGCATTTTCTGCGCGAGGGGCAATTCGAAGCGGGGATCGGAAGGCGGTAA
- a CDS encoding TonB-dependent receptor, translating to MFLHKQKKLPAPIGIALLALGAHAVAQDANNNPPSTDKAKNLGTVIVTGTRADNRTESSSLTPIDVVSSQVLQQTGTSELSTALARIIPSLTFPRPAAADTADSQRPAQLRGLSPDQVLVLVDGKRWHPGAILLTNGVLGRGSQAVDLNTIPIAAIDHIEVLRDGASAQYGSDAIAGVINVVLKKGAQGGSVDVTGGQYSAGDGRQWQGSANFGIPLNNDKGWLRLTVQDGNQDYTNRAGVTRARAFEGVTQRYGDPAVKDQNVLLNAQYDITPGVQFYAFGHYGHRDSTSPAFFRSLANANSVPSIYPNGYLPLENSDSIDQSLVLGLRGKTSGGWRWDVSANYGGNRVSYETLNSVNRAWLHDFGSSPTQFHDGILAAGQQAFDVDIAKELSVGWLPNPVTLAFGAEYLRQTYRLDAGDAPSWYVGTSGVAGGAQGFAGFQPANAGSYSRHDVAEYLSLETNLTDRLGTSLAVRHEDYNDFGNTTSGSLAGRFDFTDRFALRASASTGFRAPSLAQQFYSSTSSLFFGQGNSLGLPAGIYNTSLVSATSQVGQLLGGQKLKPEKSHNYTFGMVWNPLDPLNISVDLYQIKINNRITLSSNLATTSPAVQAYLAANGVTGINYSGISYFTNAVDTRTRGVDLVTSWRSDFGDAGSLTSTLSYNYNKNKVTDVKPNPAALNALGLNLKRIDRRDQFGLLADTTPRSKLILNEMYNVGHWSLNGTLTRYGSFVSYNSTTASLDQTFGAKWLLDLAVSYNVDRWTFTVGGDNVFNTYPDRVIAANDNGGSLPYSVFSPFGFDGAYVYGKVAYRW from the coding sequence ATGTTCCTTCATAAGCAAAAGAAACTGCCGGCACCGATCGGCATCGCCCTGCTCGCGCTGGGCGCCCACGCGGTCGCCCAAGACGCCAACAACAATCCGCCGAGCACCGACAAAGCCAAGAATCTCGGCACGGTCATCGTCACCGGTACGCGCGCCGACAACCGCACCGAAAGCAGCTCGCTCACACCGATCGACGTCGTCTCCAGCCAGGTGCTCCAGCAGACCGGCACCAGCGAGCTGTCGACCGCCCTGGCACGCATCATCCCTTCATTGACCTTCCCCCGCCCGGCCGCAGCCGACACCGCCGATTCGCAGCGCCCTGCCCAGCTTCGCGGCCTTTCGCCCGATCAGGTGCTGGTGCTGGTCGACGGCAAGCGCTGGCATCCGGGCGCGATCCTGCTCACCAACGGCGTATTGGGTCGCGGCTCGCAGGCGGTGGACCTCAATACGATCCCGATCGCCGCCATCGACCATATCGAAGTGCTGCGCGACGGCGCATCGGCCCAGTACGGCTCGGACGCCATTGCCGGCGTGATCAACGTAGTGCTGAAAAAGGGCGCACAAGGCGGCTCGGTGGACGTCACCGGCGGCCAGTACTCCGCCGGCGACGGCCGGCAGTGGCAGGGCTCGGCCAACTTCGGCATTCCGCTCAACAACGACAAGGGCTGGCTGCGCCTGACCGTGCAGGACGGCAATCAGGATTACACCAACCGTGCCGGCGTCACCCGTGCACGCGCATTCGAAGGCGTCACGCAACGCTACGGCGACCCGGCCGTGAAAGACCAGAACGTGCTGCTCAACGCGCAGTACGACATCACCCCCGGCGTGCAGTTCTACGCATTCGGGCATTACGGTCATCGCGACAGTACGTCGCCGGCGTTTTTCCGCAGCCTGGCCAATGCGAACTCCGTACCGTCGATCTATCCCAACGGTTACCTGCCGCTGGAAAATTCCGACTCGATCGACCAGTCGCTGGTGCTCGGTTTGCGCGGCAAGACATCCGGCGGCTGGCGCTGGGACGTGAGCGCCAATTACGGCGGCAACCGCGTTTCCTACGAGACACTCAACAGCGTCAACCGTGCGTGGCTGCATGATTTTGGCTCCAGCCCAACACAATTCCACGACGGCATTCTCGCCGCGGGCCAGCAAGCCTTCGATGTGGATATCGCCAAGGAACTGTCGGTCGGCTGGCTACCCAACCCGGTCACGCTGGCGTTCGGCGCGGAGTACCTGCGCCAGACTTACCGACTGGATGCGGGCGACGCGCCATCGTGGTATGTCGGTACATCCGGCGTGGCCGGCGGCGCGCAAGGTTTCGCGGGGTTTCAACCAGCCAACGCGGGCTCGTATAGCCGCCACGATGTCGCCGAATATCTAAGCCTGGAAACCAATCTCACCGATCGCCTGGGTACATCGCTGGCGGTACGGCACGAGGATTACAACGACTTTGGCAACACCACCTCGGGCTCGCTGGCCGGCCGTTTCGATTTCACTGATCGCTTCGCACTGCGCGCCAGCGCGTCGACCGGTTTCCGCGCACCGTCGCTTGCACAGCAGTTCTACTCATCGACCTCATCGCTGTTCTTCGGCCAGGGCAATTCGCTCGGCCTGCCGGCAGGCATCTACAACACCAGCCTGGTCTCGGCGACGAGCCAGGTGGGTCAGTTGCTCGGCGGCCAAAAACTCAAGCCGGAAAAATCGCATAACTACACCTTCGGCATGGTCTGGAATCCGCTCGATCCGCTGAACATCAGCGTCGATCTGTACCAGATCAAGATCAACAATCGCATCACGCTATCGAGCAACCTGGCCACCACCTCACCCGCCGTGCAGGCCTATCTTGCCGCCAACGGCGTCACCGGTATCAACTACAGCGGCATCTCGTATTTCACCAACGCAGTCGACACACGTACGCGCGGCGTCGACCTGGTGACAAGCTGGCGCTCGGACTTCGGCGACGCAGGCAGCCTCACCTCGACGCTTAGCTACAATTACAACAAGAACAAGGTCACCGACGTCAAACCCAATCCCGCCGCGCTCAACGCCCTCGGCCTCAATCTCAAGCGCATCGACCGCCGCGATCAGTTCGGCCTGCTCGCCGACACCACGCCACGCAGCAAGTTGATCCTCAACGAGATGTACAACGTAGGCCACTGGAGCCTCAACGGCACCCTGACCCGCTACGGCAGTTTCGTCTCGTACAACTCCACCACCGCATCGCTGGATCAAACCTTCGGGGCGAAATGGCTGCTGGATCTGGCCGTGAGTTACAACGTGGATCGCTGGACGTTTACCGTTGGCGGAGACAACGTGTTCAACACCTACCCGGATCGGGTGATTGCAGCGAACGACAATGGCGGATCGCTGCCTTACTCGGTGTTTTCGCCGTTCGGGTTTGATGGCGCGTACGTGTACGGAAAAGTTGCATATAGGTGGTAA
- the aspS gene encoding aspartate--tRNA ligase, which translates to MRTHYCGLIDESLVGQTVTLCGWVNTLRLQSHVAFVDLRDHEGIAQIVVERDNADAFAIAGEVGYEYCLRVTGTIRKRLSANDKLKTGTVELLAEKVEILNAAKDLPFALHETPNEDMRMTYRYLDMRRPEMQKMMRTRIKLVQALRRYLDARGFQDIETPILTKATPEGARDYLVPSRVHPGQFYALPQSPQLFKQILMMAGFDRYYQIARCFRDEDLRADRQPEFTQLDLEFAFVEEKDVQDFVEALIRHVFKEVQGVELDAAFPRMTWAEAMRRFGSDKPDLRIALELVDVADALKHVEFKVFAEPANDPAGRVAALRLPGGATLTRKEIDQLTEYVAKYGAKGLAWLRVDDLSKGREGINSPVAKFLDDNALNALLKATDAQSGDMVFVGAGKWKTVTDFMGALRLKVGKDRGLVDSSWKPLWVTDFPMFEYDEEEKRFVALHHPFTAPKVDDIGDLRAHAATAVSRGYDMVLNGNEIGGGSIRIHRPEMQSAVFELLGIGAEEAEAKFGFLLKALKFGAPPHGGLAFGIDRIAALMAGTESIRDVIAFPKTTSAQDLMTDAPSAVSEPQLKELHVRTVVTE; encoded by the coding sequence ATGCGCACGCATTACTGCGGCCTCATTGATGAGTCGCTGGTTGGTCAGACCGTTACCCTGTGCGGCTGGGTAAATACGCTTCGCCTGCAGAGCCATGTGGCCTTCGTCGATCTGCGCGATCACGAGGGCATCGCCCAGATCGTGGTCGAGCGCGATAACGCCGATGCGTTCGCGATCGCTGGCGAGGTCGGTTACGAGTACTGCCTGCGCGTCACCGGCACCATCCGCAAGCGCCTGTCGGCCAACGACAAGCTCAAGACCGGCACGGTCGAGCTGCTGGCCGAGAAGGTCGAGATTCTCAATGCCGCGAAGGACCTTCCGTTCGCGCTGCACGAGACCCCGAACGAAGACATGCGGATGACCTACCGCTACCTCGATATGCGCCGCCCCGAGATGCAGAAGATGATGCGTACGCGCATCAAGCTGGTGCAGGCTCTGCGTCGCTATCTGGATGCGCGCGGGTTTCAGGATATCGAGACGCCGATCCTGACCAAGGCGACGCCCGAAGGTGCGCGTGACTATCTCGTGCCCAGCCGCGTCCATCCCGGCCAGTTCTATGCGTTGCCGCAGTCGCCGCAGCTGTTCAAGCAGATCCTGATGATGGCCGGTTTCGATCGCTACTATCAGATCGCCCGCTGCTTCCGCGACGAGGACCTGCGCGCCGACCGCCAGCCTGAATTCACCCAGCTCGACCTCGAGTTTGCGTTTGTCGAAGAAAAAGACGTGCAGGATTTCGTCGAGGCCTTGATCCGCCATGTGTTCAAGGAAGTGCAGGGCGTCGAACTCGACGCCGCCTTCCCGCGCATGACCTGGGCCGAGGCCATGCGCCGTTTCGGTTCGGACAAGCCGGATCTGCGCATCGCGCTGGAGCTGGTCGATGTCGCCGATGCGCTCAAGCACGTCGAGTTCAAGGTTTTTGCCGAGCCGGCGAACGATCCGGCCGGTCGTGTCGCTGCGCTGCGCCTTCCGGGCGGGGCGACGTTGACGCGTAAGGAAATCGACCAGCTCACCGAATACGTGGCCAAGTACGGCGCCAAGGGCCTGGCCTGGCTGCGCGTGGACGACCTGTCCAAGGGGCGCGAAGGCATCAATTCGCCGGTGGCGAAGTTCCTTGACGACAACGCGCTGAATGCCTTGCTCAAGGCGACCGATGCGCAGAGCGGCGACATGGTGTTTGTCGGCGCCGGCAAGTGGAAGACGGTTACCGATTTCATGGGCGCGCTGCGTCTGAAGGTCGGCAAGGACCGTGGCCTGGTCGATAGCAGCTGGAAACCGCTGTGGGTTACCGACTTCCCGATGTTCGAGTACGACGAGGAAGAAAAGCGTTTCGTCGCGCTGCATCACCCCTTTACCGCGCCCAAGGTCGACGACATCGGCGATCTGCGCGCGCATGCCGCCACCGCGGTGAGCCGCGGTTACGACATGGTGCTCAACGGCAACGAGATCGGCGGTGGCTCGATCCGTATCCATCGTCCGGAAATGCAGAGTGCGGTGTTCGAGCTGCTGGGCATCGGCGCGGAAGAGGCCGAGGCGAAGTTCGGCTTCCTGCTCAAGGCCTTGAAGTTCGGCGCTCCGCCGCATGGCGGCCTGGCGTTCGGTATCGACCGCATTGCCGCGCTGATGGCGGGTACCGAGTCGATCCGCGACGTGATCGCCTTCCCCAAGACCACCAGTGCCCAGGATCTGATGACCGATGCGCCGTCGGCGGTGTCGGAGCCCCAATTGAAGGAGTTGCACGTGCGGACGGTGGTCACAGAGTAA
- the ruvA gene encoding Holliday junction branch migration protein RuvA has translation MIGRLRGILVSKQPPWLMIEVGGVGYELEAPMSTIYDLPQTGKEVTLLTHYAVKEDSVALYGFLHESERALFRNLQKVSGIGAKISLAVLSGVSTAEFARLVQTGDVVALTKIPGIGKKTAERIVVELRDRVDGLTTGITGLGTKTPGLPLDPAAEATVALQQLGYKPAEVTRLVQKVAAEGDSAESIIRKALRAALGS, from the coding sequence ATGATCGGCCGACTACGCGGCATCCTGGTATCCAAGCAGCCGCCGTGGCTGATGATCGAAGTGGGGGGCGTGGGCTACGAGCTCGAAGCGCCGATGTCGACCATCTACGACCTGCCGCAGACCGGCAAGGAAGTGACCCTGTTGACGCATTACGCGGTCAAGGAAGACAGCGTCGCGCTTTACGGCTTTCTGCACGAATCCGAGCGCGCGCTGTTCCGCAACCTGCAGAAGGTGAGCGGCATCGGCGCGAAGATTTCGCTGGCGGTGCTGTCGGGCGTATCGACTGCCGAATTCGCACGGTTGGTGCAGACCGGCGATGTCGTCGCACTCACCAAGATTCCGGGCATCGGCAAGAAGACCGCCGAGCGCATCGTGGTGGAACTGCGCGATCGCGTCGATGGCTTGACCACCGGCATCACCGGCCTGGGCACGAAGACGCCGGGCCTGCCGCTCGATCCTGCCGCCGAAGCTACGGTGGCATTGCAGCAGCTGGGCTACAAGCCGGCTGAAGTCACGCGTTTGGTGCAGAAGGTCGCCGCCGAGGGCGACAGCGCCGAATCGATCATTCGCAAGGCGCTACGCGCCGCTCTCGGGAGTTAG
- the ruvC gene encoding crossover junction endodeoxyribonuclease RuvC, with protein sequence MTRIIGIDPGSQRTGVGIIDVDDAGRLSHVFHTALAVSGEATFPLRLKRIFDELCDIIAAHQPAECGIERVFMARNPDSALKLGQARGAAICAVASRGIEVHEYAATEVKQAVVGSGRGDKTQVQHMMGVLLGLKGPLQADAADALAVAVAHAHTRSSIARVGIPRTAWRRRR encoded by the coding sequence ATGACCCGCATCATCGGCATCGATCCGGGTAGCCAGCGCACCGGCGTGGGCATCATCGATGTGGATGATGCCGGCCGGCTGTCACATGTTTTTCATACAGCGCTTGCTGTTTCCGGCGAGGCCACCTTTCCGCTGCGGCTCAAACGCATCTTCGACGAACTCTGTGACATCATCGCCGCGCATCAGCCGGCCGAGTGCGGGATCGAACGCGTGTTCATGGCGCGAAATCCCGATTCGGCGCTGAAGCTGGGGCAGGCGAGGGGGGCCGCGATCTGCGCGGTGGCGAGTCGAGGCATCGAAGTGCACGAATACGCGGCAACCGAAGTCAAACAAGCCGTGGTCGGTAGCGGCCGTGGCGACAAAACCCAGGTGCAGCACATGATGGGTGTCCTGCTTGGCCTCAAGGGCCCGTTGCAGGCCGACGCCGCCGACGCGCTCGCCGTTGCCGTCGCGCATGCGCATACGCGTTCCAGCATCGCTCGCGTCGGCATTCCCCGTACGGCTTGGAGAAGGCGTCGATGA
- a CDS encoding DUF3011 domain-containing protein, translating into MKIVLMAICMLAAAAGITPRDAQAQRYGGRNDEVYCASNDGRGTRCQMPWRDSVLSQQMSQAGCVEGRTWGSDPYSVWIKDGCRGNFRDARGGYGGGRPGYGGGGDRGPGREIYCASNDGRGARCQMPWRYSELSRQMSSASCIEGRTWGSDPNSVWVKDGCRGQFVEARGGRPRW; encoded by the coding sequence ATGAAAATTGTTCTGATGGCCATCTGTATGCTGGCGGCAGCCGCGGGAATCACGCCGCGCGACGCCCAGGCCCAGCGCTATGGTGGCCGCAATGATGAGGTGTACTGCGCCAGCAACGACGGGCGGGGCACCCGCTGCCAGATGCCCTGGCGCGATTCGGTCCTGTCCCAGCAGATGTCCCAGGCCGGCTGTGTCGAAGGCCGTACCTGGGGTAGCGACCCCTACAGCGTATGGATCAAGGATGGCTGTCGCGGTAACTTCCGCGATGCGCGCGGTGGCTATGGCGGTGGCCGGCCGGGTTATGGTGGTGGCGGCGACCGTGGTCCGGGCCGCGAAATCTACTGCGCCAGCAACGATGGCCGCGGTGCGCGCTGCCAGATGCCCTGGCGTTACTCGGAGTTGTCCCGCCAGATGTCCAGCGCCAGCTGTATCGAAGGCCGTACCTGGGGTAGCGACCCCAACAGCGTATGGGTGAAGGACGGCTGCCGCGGTCAGTTTGTCGAAGCACGTGGCGGACGCCCGCGCTGGTAA
- a CDS encoding YebC/PmpR family DNA-binding transcriptional regulator, which yields MGRGPSIEGRKNAEDAKRAKVFTKLIREITVATRAGVPDPSSNPRLRAAVDKALSANMTKDTIERAIKRGSGADGGAAMEELRYEGYGPGGIALIIDCFTDNQTRTVADVRAVLNKNGGNLGTTNSVAFQFTRCGELVFATGGDEAKEEKVLEAALDAGADDVINENGESTVICAPENFESVQHALIEAGLHAEHAGVTMRPNNRVAVTPENVEALQTLIDKLDALDDVSEVSHNAALPAGVDA from the coding sequence ATGGGTAGAGGCCCGTCCATCGAAGGTCGCAAGAATGCCGAAGACGCCAAGCGCGCCAAGGTGTTCACCAAATTGATCCGCGAGATCACGGTGGCGACGCGCGCCGGTGTGCCCGACCCGTCCTCCAACCCGCGCCTGCGTGCGGCCGTGGACAAGGCCTTGTCGGCCAATATGACCAAGGACACCATCGAGCGTGCGATCAAGCGCGGCTCGGGTGCCGACGGCGGCGCCGCGATGGAAGAGCTGCGTTACGAGGGCTACGGCCCGGGTGGCATTGCGCTGATCATCGACTGCTTTACCGACAACCAGACCCGTACCGTGGCCGATGTGCGTGCCGTGCTGAACAAGAACGGCGGCAACCTGGGCACGACCAATTCGGTGGCCTTCCAGTTCACCCGTTGCGGCGAGCTGGTATTCGCCACCGGCGGTGACGAAGCCAAGGAAGAAAAGGTGCTCGAGGCTGCGCTCGATGCCGGTGCCGACGACGTCATCAATGAAAATGGCGAAAGCACGGTGATCTGCGCGCCGGAAAACTTCGAGTCGGTGCAGCATGCGCTGATCGAGGCTGGCCTGCATGCCGAGCATGCAGGTGTCACCATGCGGCCCAATAACCGCGTGGCCGTGACGCCGGAAAACGTCGAGGCGCTGCAGACCCTGATCGACAAGCTCGACGCGCTGGACGACGTCAGCGAGGTCTCGCACAACGCCGCGCTGCCGGCCGGGGTCGACGCTTAA
- a CDS encoding DUF535 family protein translates to MIGEAKATYALWLRAWRAGRTGSPLHSEVRLYRWLRHFPQQVRWLEYLQGSEALRRAAEADPKLYDRWHRPYISRHFGAHERLRIIDAHYDFLSSRFPKRMRERIIKGHDIRVAMLRLENAVPAYLHLRKPVDGNAGELGIYLLNEYKEALASCVVTFAGAQGLLIGSIQGAWSYMAEESTREFVRGSCGLHPKDLLLSLIRALAHCHGIEEIRAVARTARISRGPVSSDDSFLQAHGGLLTEAGCYDMPLDEPLYPQATSQRRRLLEQRREAFRREACALLVRAFDGYPHGAVEQTRTATIEATHRPAAFGTMARA, encoded by the coding sequence ATGATCGGCGAAGCAAAAGCCACCTATGCACTCTGGCTCCGCGCATGGCGCGCCGGCCGCACAGGCAGCCCGCTTCACTCCGAGGTGCGGCTATACCGCTGGCTACGCCACTTCCCCCAACAGGTACGCTGGCTCGAATACCTGCAAGGCTCCGAAGCACTGCGCCGGGCCGCCGAAGCCGACCCCAAGCTCTACGATCGCTGGCACCGCCCCTACATCAGCCGCCACTTCGGTGCCCACGAACGACTGCGCATCATCGACGCGCACTACGACTTCCTGTCGAGCCGATTCCCCAAGCGCATGCGCGAACGCATCATCAAGGGCCACGACATACGCGTAGCCATGCTGCGCCTGGAAAACGCCGTACCAGCGTATCTGCATCTGCGCAAACCGGTCGACGGGAATGCCGGCGAGCTGGGTATCTACCTGTTGAACGAATACAAAGAGGCGCTGGCTTCTTGCGTGGTGACGTTCGCCGGCGCACAGGGTCTGCTGATCGGCTCGATCCAGGGCGCTTGGTCGTATATGGCCGAAGAGTCGACGCGTGAGTTCGTTCGCGGCAGTTGCGGCCTGCATCCGAAGGATCTGTTGCTATCGTTGATTCGCGCACTCGCACACTGCCATGGTATCGAAGAGATCCGGGCGGTAGCGCGGACAGCCCGCATCTCCCGCGGCCCCGTGTCGAGCGATGACAGCTTCCTGCAGGCCCATGGCGGCCTGCTTACCGAAGCGGGCTGCTATGACATGCCATTGGACGAGCCGCTCTACCCACAGGCGACATCGCAACGCCGCCGCCTGCTCGAGCAACGCCGCGAAGCTTTTCGTCGCGAAGCCTGCGCGCTGCTTGTACGTGCCTTCGACGGATATCCGCATGGAGCGGTGGAGCAAACACGCACAGCGACGATTGAGGCGACCCAT
- a CDS encoding zinc ribbon domain-containing protein — MPIYEFECCACGHRFDRLQKLSDPDPEACPTCGAPRVQRLISAPSFRLSGSGWYETDFKKDGDKKRNLAGDAAAPAASPAPAPAPAPAPSSSSSD, encoded by the coding sequence ATGCCCATCTATGAATTCGAATGCTGCGCCTGCGGTCACCGTTTTGACCGCCTGCAGAAGCTTTCCGACCCCGATCCGGAGGCCTGTCCGACCTGCGGCGCGCCTCGCGTACAGCGCCTGATCAGCGCCCCGTCGTTCCGCCTGTCGGGTAGTGGCTGGTACGAGACCGACTTCAAGAAGGACGGCGACAAGAAGCGCAACCTGGCCGGTGATGCGGCGGCACCCGCCGCCAGCCCGGCGCCCGCTCCCGCGCCGGCCCCAGCTCCCAGCAGCTCGTCGAGCGACTGA